The Poseidonibacter lekithochrous region AACTGGCACTTAAACCTAAAAAATCCAAGAAACGTTAAAAATGGAGCAAAAGGATATGAAAGAGCAAAAGAGATTGCTTTAGAATATCATGATATTTTTGGAGATGATTTTTATTTAGAAATCATGAGACATGGTATTGAAGATCAACATTTTGTTGATGATCAAATCCTAAGAATTGCCCATGAAACTGGAATTAAATTAGTAGCCACAAATGATACTCACTACTTAAATCCAAAAGATGCCGATGCACATGAAGCCTTTATGTGTATTGCAATGAATAAACTTTATGACGATCCAAATAGACTAAGACACTCGGTTCATGAGTTCTATTTAAAATCACCAGAACAAATTGCAAAATTATATGCTGATATTCCAGAAGCAATTGCTGCTACTCAAGAAATTGCTGATAAATGTAATTTAGAGATTAAATTAGGAGATCCAACTCCTCCTAACTTTAAATTCACTAGACAAAAATCAGAAGTTAATAATCTAGCATTACCAGAACCTGAACTTGAATATTCACTTGAGAATGATAAAGTTTTATTTATTGATGAATGTTGGAGAGGTTTAGATAAAAGACTTAAGATTGTTGATGAATCAAAACATCAAGAGTATAAAGACAGACTACAAGTAGAAATTGACATTATCAATAATATGAAATTCCCAGGATATATGCTTATTGTATGGGATTTCGTTATTGTTGCAAAACAGATGAAAATCCCAGTTGGTCCGGGACGGGGTTCAGCTGCTGGTTCACTGGTAGCTTTCTCACTAGAGATTACCGATATTGACCCAATGCCTTATGGATTACTTTTTGAGAGATTCCTAAACCCAGAAAGAATTTCAATGCCAGATATCGATATGGATTTCTGTCAAGCAAGACGTGGGGAAATTATTGATTATGTTGTTGAGCAATATGGACGAGCCAATGTTGCACAGATTATTACTTTTGGTAAGTTACTTGCAAAAGGGGTAATTAGAGACGTTGCTAGAGTTCTAGATATGCCTTATTCAAAAGCCGATGCAATGGCAAAACTAATTCCAGATGAATTAGGAATTGACCTTACAAACTCTTATGAAAAAGAGCCAAAGATCAAAGAGCTTTGTGATGCAGATCCACAAGCAGCAAGAGTATGGGAATATGCTTTAGCACTTGAAGGACTAAATAGAAATGCCGGTACTCACGCAGCGGGTGTTGTAATTTCAAATGAACCTTTATGGAATAAAACTCCTTTATTTAAACCCTCAGGACTTGATACTTTAGCCACTCAATACAATGGTAAATATGTTGAGGACGTGGATTTAATTAAGTTTGACTTCTTAGGTCTTAAAACCCTAACAGTTATTGAAGAGGGTTTAAAACTTATTGAAAAAAGACATGGGAAAAGAATCGATTTCTTAACTGCCGATGTTAATGACAAAGGTGTTTATGACCTAATTCAAACAGGTAACACAATTGGACTATTCCAGATAGAATCCGACGGTATGCAAGATTTATGTAAAAGACTAAAACCAGATAATTTTGAGGATATTATTGCCGTTCTAGCATTATATAGACCAGGTCCAATGGAGTCAGGAATGCTGGATGACTTCATCGATAGAAAACATGGTCGAGCAAAGATTGACTATTTCTACGATGAGTTTACAGCACCTCTAGAACCAATTCTAAAACCTACTTATGGGGTTATTGTTTATCAAGAGCAAGTTATGCAGATTGTACAAACAATCGGTGGTTTCTCACTTGGTGGGGCGGACCTTGTAAGACGAGCCATGGGTAAAAAAATTGTAGAAGAGATGGATAGACTAAAAGGTGAGTTCGCAGATGGTGGAGTTAAAAAAGGTTATAACAGAGCCCATTGTGAAGAACTATTCGACCTTATTGTAAAGTTCGCAGGATATGGATTTAATAAATCTCACTCAGCAGCCTATGCACTTGTAACATTTTATACATCATATTTAAAAAGATATTATCCTTCTGAATTTATGGCGGCACTGCTTACTTTAGAAAAAGATAATACTGATAAAGTTGTAAAATATGTTGATGAAGTTAAAAGATTAGATTTAGATCTATTCCCACCTGATATTAATAAATCAGACCTTGTTTTCTCAGCAACTAAACTAGAAGGTGAAGAAGTAGTAATGTTTGGTATGGGTGCTATTAAAGGTGCTGGAGATGTTGCAATTAATTCTATTTTAGATTCAAGAAAAGAAGGTGGTGACTTCAAAGATTTATCAGATTTCATCTCAAGAATTGATGGAAGTAAAGTAAATAAAAGAGTAATAGAATCCCTAACAAAATCAGGAGCATTTGATAGCTTTGGTTATTCTAGAAAATCAATGCTTGAACAAATTGAATTAATTGGTGAAAAAGTAAAAGATGCAATGCTTTTACGTAAACAAACAACTAACTCACTATTTGGTGACTCAGAAGAGATGACAAGACTTACTGTAGAGTTAGAGCAATTAGAAGAATATACTGCAAAAGAAATTCTAGAGTTTGAAAAAGCTGCTTTAGGTTTCTATGTTTCAGGACATCCACTTGATGAATATAGAGAGCAAATGGAAAAAATCAACTATACACTTTCTTCTCAAATTGATGAAGTTGCAGATGGTAGTGATGTTCTTTTTGTAGGAAAAGTAGAATCAATTACAGAGAGAATCTCTAAAAAAGGTAACAAGTTTGGAATTGCAAATATTCTGGATTTACATGGAAATATTGAACTTATGCTTTTTGAAGATAAAATCAAAGAGTTAAGGGAAGATTTTAACTTAGATGAACCAATTGCATTTAAAGTAAGAATTACTCAAGATGAACAATTTGGTGCGAAAATGAGTCTTAGAAAAATTGAAGACCTAAAAGATGCAAAAAAAGAAAAATTAAAAGTACACAAAGTTGTAAAAGTAGAACCACCTTTAACTATTGCTCTACCTTTTGATAATAAAGAAGAAACTATTTTTAGACTATTTGATTTAGTAGCAAATAATCAAGGGAAAAGAGAATTAAAGATTCTAATTAAATCTAAACTAGCTGACATCGAATTAGAAAGTGGATTTAAAGTAAATAATAATTTAGAGAATACAATCACACAATTACCAGGAGCATTTATCGTATCATGAGAAAACATATTTTATTAACAAATGATGACGGGTTTGATGCTGTTGGATTAAAAGCTCTTAAAGAGGCTCTAGAGCCAATCGCAAAAATAACAGTAGTTGCACCAGCAAAGAACAAATCAGCTTGTGGTCACTCTCTAACGCTTGATAAACCACTAAAACTTGATATGGTTGATGATGACTACTATAGAGTTGATGATGGAAGCCCTACTGATTGTATTTTTGTATCAATCAATAATCTTTTTGAAGAAGATTTTAAACCTGATTTAGTAATCTCTGGAATTAACATTGGTGCTAATTTAGGAGAAGATATTACTTATTCAGGAACAGCAGCAGCTGCTATGGAAGCAGTACTTCATAAAATACCAGCAATTGCCATTTCGCAAGTATGCAAAGACAATTGTAGTGAAGTAAAAAATGGCTGGGATTTCGCCCTTGCAAAAGAAACAATAGTCAAACTAGCCACAAAGATTTTAGAAGGAAAGTTTCCATTAGAAGAACGAAAGTTTTTAAATGTTAATATCCCACAAGTAAAACCAGAAAACTGTAATGGCATTAAAATCACAAAAGCTGGCTATAGAGAATACGGAAATGACACTCACAGACACTTAAACCCTAGGGGTGAAGAGTATTACTGGATTGGTCTACACCCTCTAATATGGCGAAAAAGTGAAGATGAATCTTGTGATTTTGAAGCCATTAAAGCAAACTATGTATCAATTACTCCAATAATGTTAGATCTAACTTCATACAAAGATATTGATACTCTAGAAAACTGGATAAATAATTAAAGGAAAGAAAATGAACTTTACAGAATCATTATTAAACCATATTGACAAATTAGTTGGAACTTTAAAACCTGAAGATGAGTTACAAGAAGTTTTAAAAAAGAAATTTACAAAAAAAGAATATAAAATATTCGTTGCTTTTGAAGAAGGTAAATCTTTAGAAGAAGTAAAAGAAATTGTAAGAAACGATGAAGAAAGAATTGAAGAAGTTTACAAAGCAGCTTGTAAAAAAATCAATCAAGAAAAAATTAAAAAAGAATTAGTTTTTTTTAACTAAAAAATAGAGTTTAAAACTCTATTTTTCAAAACCTAACAGAATCATTCCTGCAAAGTTTTTACCTTTGTAGAATTCAACTCTAAATAAATCTCCATTTTTGTCAATAGAAAATCTTTTTAAAATATCTTTTTTATGAATAGTAATACCTGATTCATTTTTAATGCTTTTATTTGTATACCCAATTACATTAACTCTTAAATCTGAAATAGAAGCAATATTAAATGACTCTTTTGCATATACAATATCACCAAATTTAATACTATCTTTTTGACCATCTAATGTAATATTTATATCACGATTATCTTCAACAAATTTTATGTAATCAGGATGAAGTTTTGCTAATCTTCTATTTCCATAATGAATAATATACTCTTTTCCATGTTTTACAATAGTCATTAAAGGACTTGAAGGTGTAAATTCAACAACACCATCCTTGTTGATAGGAAAGTACTTTAAAAGGTTTCTTACCTTACTCAATGGCAGTTTTATTTTTTCATCATAAAATGAAATAAAAATATCATGATCCATAACTTGTTTTATAACTGATGGTGAAAGAGCAAATTTTCGCTCAAATTCAATTCCCATAATTTTCATATATGCTTCAATTGCTTGAAGATGATAATAAACTCTTTCATGTAATGGTAACTCTTTACTAGCTTCATTAGCAAAAGCTGCTTTCCCATTATTAATAGCAAAATATGTAAGAGTTTTTTCCATCTCTTTGTCACCTAATCTAGTCTTAGTATTTTTAACACCATACTTATGCTCAGGATTAATAAGATTATTATTGATTGAAGAAACAACAGAAGATGATATCTCTTCAAGATTTCCATATCTTTGTACGTTTATATTAGATTGATCAATAACAGAACATTGTCCCCATCTTCTAGGTGAATATTTATTATTGATATGTTTCTTTCTATAAAAACCACTTCCATCATGTAAATTCAAAATTAATTTTACTTCAGGAGCTTTAAGATATTTTTTTATTCTTTGAATAGTTTCAAAATCTGGATCAGATTCTGGTAGATTCGCGAATTTTCTATTCATATCCCCATAAGGACCACGTGATCTTTTAATGATTGAGTAAAAATTTAGATTAGGAATAACCCAAACTGAACCTTTTTTTATATCATAATGAGTTGCAACTAAAGATGCAGCCATAAAAGCACCAGGTTCATCACCTTGAATTCCACCAATTAAAAGAAGGGTATTATCGTTTAATTCCCCTTTTTTAATAAAATCAAAATCAAATGTTTGTACTTGCGCATGTAAGCTTTGAAAACAAAGAAGTAATACTAGAACTCTAAACAGTCGTAATATGCCAAGGTTCATACCTTACCCCATCCTTATTGTTGATTGTATATCTAACATCAACATATGTTAATTTTCTAATTTGTCTAAATTCATCTGTCATTGCAAATCTTGGAGTAAAGTTAGCATAACCAAAACCTTTTTTCCCAACATCAAAATCTCCAATAGCATGATAAGTAAAAGCAGGAGGAGCTAAAGAAATTGCCGCAATAGTAATATTACCATCAACAGAAGCTACTTTATCAAAGAATAGTTTCATTTGTTTTACAACACTTCTAATACCAGAAGTCAAAGTAAGAGTATGTCCTACATCTCTAATCATTTCATGATAGGTATCTAAAGGTTTACCCTTAAATAAATAATGTCCTGTTCTTGGAACCTTATCGATCTCTTTTCTATTTATAGTATCAGTAATATTATTAGAAATTCTATTTCCATAGAAACCATGAGCAGAAGGATTATAATAAAACATAAATTCTAAAAACTCTAATTCATGCTTAGTAAATGCACCGATTTTTGATGTATCCGCAGCAATTTTTAACATTTGATCAAAACTTAGAATATTGAAATTTCCATATCCTACATGTCTTTGAACTAAAGTCAATTTTGTTCTTATTGAATTAAACGCATTTATATATTGATCTTCCACATAGAAATAAGGGTTTCTCATCTCAGGAGGTTCAAAAGATACAATGTCAACAGTATCATTAGCTAAAACTGTTGAGGATAAAACAGCAGTACTTGATAATTTAAAAAAATCTCTTCTATTCATAATTTTTCTTATTTCTTATTTTATAAAACCATTTTGATATCAGCATGATCACCAAGGATCTGATACAACTCTTTTCTATCTTCTTCATTATGAACTAATAAATCTAGTGTGTAACTTTTATATTTACCCTTACTACTAGTTTTTGATTCTTTTAAAGCATGTTCTCTTTCTAAAATTATAGATTTAACAACTTTTTTAATATTTATTTTTTCTAATGCAATTAGTTTATAACTCCAATTACAAGGATAATTTAACTCTAGTTTTTGTTTACTTAAATCAACCATTTTTACTTACTTTCCCTTTTAAAATCACCGCTTTTACCGCCAGATTTTTCTTCTAATTGAACATTTGAAATAATCATTGATTTATCAATTGCTTTAACCATATCATAAATAGTTAACAATCCCACAGATGCACCTGTAAGTGCTTCCATCTCAACTCCTGTTTGTCCATTTAATTTAGCAGTTACACTAAGTTTAAATCCTGGTAGTTCTGGCAATTCTTCAATATCACAATTAATTCCACTTAACAATAAAGGATGACACATAGGGATTAAATCACTAGTTTTCTTTACTCCCATAATTGCAGCAATAACTGCTGTCTGAATTACAGGTCCTTTTTTAGTTGTATTTTCGATAATTGCATTGAAAGCTTCAGCAGACATAGAAATCTGTCCAGATGCTACTGCAACCCTTGTTGTTTCTTGCTTATCAGAAACATCAACCATCTTTGGTCTGTTATTATCATCTAAATGTGTTAAATTCAAAATATTGCCTTTTTAATTAGTAGAAATATTATATTCTAAATTTAGTTAAATTGAAATTAAGTAAACTTTAAATATAATGCAAACTTAAATTTTAAAAAGAAAGTGGGTGAACTTTACATGCCAGGCATTAAAGTAAAAGATAGCGAATCTTTCGACGAAGCGTACAGAAGGTTTAAGAAACAATGTGATAGAAATCTTATTGTTACTGAAACTAGAGCTAGAAGATTTTTTGAGCCAATGACAGAGATCAGAAAAAAACAAAAAATCAATGCTAGAAAGAAAATGCTTAAGAGATTATACATGCTTAGACGATATGAGTCTAGACTGTAGTAATTTGCTATTTTCCAATAAAAAGGTCAGTTGTTTACAACTGGCCTTTTTTTATGGGCAATAAAATCACAAAATTAGATCCGTTTAATTTTTTATCTTCATATTTATATTCAACATTATCAACAAATATCTTACCTTCAAAATGTTTCGTAATAATTTCTTCACTCATATATAAACCAATTCCAGTTCCTTGAGATTTATGTTTAGTAGTAAAATACGGTTCAAAGATTCTATCAATAATATTTTCATTTATACCACCTGCACTATCTTTAATAGAAATTTCCAAATTATTACTAACAATATTAATATCAATAAATATATATTTATCTATACCTTCAATAAAAGCATCAATTGCATTAGATAAAATATTCATAACAACTTGAATAAATTCATTTCTAAAACTATCATAAATAAATTCTTTTTTCTCAAATACAATTTTAATATTATTCTTTAATAGTTTAATATCCAAAATGTCAATAGAATCTTGAATTGCATCACATAAATTAAATATTTCAGATTTTTTATCTGTTCTAAAAAAATCTCTAAAATCATCAATAGTTTTAGAAAGATAATTCGTAGACTTCATAATTGTACTTACTGTATCATCAATATCTTTACTATCTAAACTGTCAAAATCTTTTTTTACTTTCATTCCACTAGCAGCTGTAGAAATTATAGATAATGGTTGTCTCCATTGATGAGCAATATTCTGTAACATCTCACCTAGTGATGCCATTTTTGATTGATGAAATAATAATTTGTCTTTTTCAATATTCATTTCTACTTCTTTATTTATCTTTCTCTGAATAGTTTCAAATCTATTTTTTAGAAATTCAATATTATAAATAAGTACTAATACCAAAATACAAGTGATCAATACACTAAGGGTAACAATTTTAATTACAAATTCTCGATTGTATTTTTCTAATACTTTTTGTTTTGCCAATAAACTTTCATTAATTTTATCTTTAAAAAAACCACTTCCAATTGCCCAATTCCATCTATCTAAACCTCTAATATATGAAGTTTTCATAGTAGCCATAGAATACTCACCAAAAAAAGTTGAATCGTAAGAAATAAACCCATCACCGATTTTTGCAATTTCTATAATTTCTTCAATATTATATTTATCCATATTAGAAAATGATTTAGCATATTTATTGATTATTTCTGAATTAGGATGAAAAATAAACTTCCCTTTATAATCAAGAATAAAAATATAACTAGCTACATCATAAGGTAAATTAGTTAAATAGTATAAAACATCTTTTTTTATTTCATTTTCATAATCAAGAACATATTCACCTGTTCCTATATACATATCCAATTCTTTTATATATTTATTATATGATAGCTTTTGGTATTGTTTTTTTGTATCACTTGGTTTAAACCACCACCATGACATAAAATTATCTTCATTACTTTTCAAAGATTCAATTATAGATTTTGTAATATATTTACCTCTTACATCTTTAACCTCTAAAAAAGATTTGCCCTCAAGCCTCTTCTGTATAGGTAAAAGTATACACTCACCTTGCATACTATAAATATAATAGTATCCTCTTCCATCATTAAATCTAACATCACGTAAGGAATCTTTTATAAGTTTTATTTTCATCTCTTTTGATAAATCTTTATTATTATTCAAAATTCCTAAAACAATATTATGGGCATCATTAACTCTATTTTTCAAATCAACTTTTAATTTTTCTTCAGTATTACGATAATTAGACTTAATAAATTTATATACATTTAAAACATCACTTTTTATATTGTTTCGATTGTTATCCAAAAATTCTTTTTTTAATTTTAGAGATTCTTTTTCAAAGTTATTTTGATTTTCAAGTACTACATATGAAGTTATAATTAGAGATAATAATATTACTAACAAAGGAGGAAGTATAGTTAGAACTTTTAATACTTTATCAACATTAGGTTTAAACAAAAGAGATCCTATAAAAAAAATAATTTAATTACTTGTAAAATTTACAAATACATTTTGTATATAATGATAAGATAAATATCATTAAAATAAAGCAAATAACAAAATATAACAAAGATAGTTAATATATAAAGGAATAAATTTAGATAGATAAAAAAAGGGCTAAAAAAAAAGCTTAGTTAAAAACACCTAAATGTTTTGAACTAAGCTTTGAAAAACTCAAGAGCTGGCAGCGGCCTACGTTTCCACAAGGGGACCCTGCAGTATTATCAGCGATGAAGTGCTTGACTTCCAGGTTCGGAATGGGACTGGGTATTGCCACTTCTCTATTACCACCAGCAATATGAGTAATCAACATATTATAAAAAATATATTCATTACTCACATTAAGTGAGTTATAAAAAGTAATGTTAAAGTCTTTGCGTTATTTCTAACGTCTTTGTTGACACTTAATTATTAAGTATACACTTAATAAGATAGTAAACCAAGTTATAAAAATAAGCCAAACGATCTATTAGTACTAGTCAGCTAAACGTCTTACAACGCTTACACATCTAGCCTATCAACCAGCTAGTCTTGCTGGGATCTTCAGGGAAAGTTCATCTTAGAGTTGGCTTCGTGCTTAGATGCTTTCAGCGCTTATCTCATCCGTACGTAGCTACCCAACGATGCTCTTGGCAGAACAATTGGTACACTAGTGGTACGTTCATCCCGGTCCTCTCGTACTAGGGACAAATCTCTTCAACTTTCCTACGCCCACGGAAGATAGGGACCGAACTGTCTCACGACGTTCTGAACCCAGCTCGCGTACCGCTTTAAATGGCGAACAGCCATACCCTTGGGACCTGCTCCAGCCCCAGGATGCGATGAGCCGACATCGAGGTGCCAAACCTCCCCGTCGATGTGAGCTCTTGGGGGAGATCAGCCTGTTATCCCCGGCGTACCTTTTATCCTTTGAGCGATGGCCCTTCCACACAGAACCACCGGATCACTATGACCGACTTTCGTCTCTGTTCGACTTGTATGTCTCACAGTCAAGCTAGTTTATGCCATTATACTCAACTGGCGATTTCCATCCGCCATGAACTAACCTTTGTAAGCCTCCGTTACTTTTTAGGAGGCGACCGCCCCAGTCAAACTACCCACCAGACATTGTCCTCATACGGGATAACCGTACCAAGTTAGTAACTCAAATATTCAAGGGTGGTATCTCAAGGATGGCTCATCATAAACTGGCGTCTATGAATCAAAGCCTCCCACCTATCCTGCACAAGAATATCCAAGCTACAGTGTCAAGCTGTAGTAAAGGTGCACGGGGTCTTTCCGTCTTTCCGCGGGTAGGAGGAATTTTCACCTCCACTACAATTTCACTGGATCCCTGGTTGAGACAGCTCCCATCTCGTTACGCCATTCATGCAGGTCGGTATTTAACCGACAAGGAATTTCGCTACCTTAGGACCGTTATAGTTACGGCCGCCGTTTACTCGGGCTTCGATCAAATGCTTCGCTTACGCTGACATCATCAATTAACCTTCGAGCACCGGGCAGGCGTCACACCTTATACATCCACTTACGTGTTAGCAAAGTGCTGTGTTTTTGGTAAACAGTCGGGAG contains the following coding sequences:
- the dnaE gene encoding DNA polymerase III subunit alpha, coding for MSNTPQFTHLHLHTEYSLLDGANKIKPLAKKLKELGMKSVAMTDHGNMFGAIDFYNAMRAQDIKPIIGMEAYIHNSEELGDKTNRQRFHLCLYAKNQTGYKNLMFLSSQAYMHGFYYYPRINKKLLRENSEGLVCSAACLQGEINWHLNLKNPRNVKNGAKGYERAKEIALEYHDIFGDDFYLEIMRHGIEDQHFVDDQILRIAHETGIKLVATNDTHYLNPKDADAHEAFMCIAMNKLYDDPNRLRHSVHEFYLKSPEQIAKLYADIPEAIAATQEIADKCNLEIKLGDPTPPNFKFTRQKSEVNNLALPEPELEYSLENDKVLFIDECWRGLDKRLKIVDESKHQEYKDRLQVEIDIINNMKFPGYMLIVWDFVIVAKQMKIPVGPGRGSAAGSLVAFSLEITDIDPMPYGLLFERFLNPERISMPDIDMDFCQARRGEIIDYVVEQYGRANVAQIITFGKLLAKGVIRDVARVLDMPYSKADAMAKLIPDELGIDLTNSYEKEPKIKELCDADPQAARVWEYALALEGLNRNAGTHAAGVVISNEPLWNKTPLFKPSGLDTLATQYNGKYVEDVDLIKFDFLGLKTLTVIEEGLKLIEKRHGKRIDFLTADVNDKGVYDLIQTGNTIGLFQIESDGMQDLCKRLKPDNFEDIIAVLALYRPGPMESGMLDDFIDRKHGRAKIDYFYDEFTAPLEPILKPTYGVIVYQEQVMQIVQTIGGFSLGGADLVRRAMGKKIVEEMDRLKGEFADGGVKKGYNRAHCEELFDLIVKFAGYGFNKSHSAAYALVTFYTSYLKRYYPSEFMAALLTLEKDNTDKVVKYVDEVKRLDLDLFPPDINKSDLVFSATKLEGEEVVMFGMGAIKGAGDVAINSILDSRKEGGDFKDLSDFISRIDGSKVNKRVIESLTKSGAFDSFGYSRKSMLEQIELIGEKVKDAMLLRKQTTNSLFGDSEEMTRLTVELEQLEEYTAKEILEFEKAALGFYVSGHPLDEYREQMEKINYTLSSQIDEVADGSDVLFVGKVESITERISKKGNKFGIANILDLHGNIELMLFEDKIKELREDFNLDEPIAFKVRITQDEQFGAKMSLRKIEDLKDAKKEKLKVHKVVKVEPPLTIALPFDNKEETIFRLFDLVANNQGKRELKILIKSKLADIELESGFKVNNNLENTITQLPGAFIVS
- the surE gene encoding 5'/3'-nucleotidase SurE, which gives rise to MRKHILLTNDDGFDAVGLKALKEALEPIAKITVVAPAKNKSACGHSLTLDKPLKLDMVDDDYYRVDDGSPTDCIFVSINNLFEEDFKPDLVISGINIGANLGEDITYSGTAAAAMEAVLHKIPAIAISQVCKDNCSEVKNGWDFALAKETIVKLATKILEGKFPLEERKFLNVNIPQVKPENCNGIKITKAGYREYGNDTHRHLNPRGEEYYWIGLHPLIWRKSEDESCDFEAIKANYVSITPIMLDLTSYKDIDTLENWINN
- a CDS encoding M99 family carboxypeptidase catalytic domain-containing protein; this translates as MNLGILRLFRVLVLLLCFQSLHAQVQTFDFDFIKKGELNDNTLLLIGGIQGDEPGAFMAASLVATHYDIKKGSVWVIPNLNFYSIIKRSRGPYGDMNRKFANLPESDPDFETIQRIKKYLKAPEVKLILNLHDGSGFYRKKHINNKYSPRRWGQCSVIDQSNINVQRYGNLEEISSSVVSSINNNLINPEHKYGVKNTKTRLGDKEMEKTLTYFAINNGKAAFANEASKELPLHERVYYHLQAIEAYMKIMGIEFERKFALSPSVIKQVMDHDIFISFYDEKIKLPLSKVRNLLKYFPINKDGVVEFTPSSPLMTIVKHGKEYIIHYGNRRLAKLHPDYIKFVEDNRDINITLDGQKDSIKFGDIVYAKESFNIASISDLRVNVIGYTNKSIKNESGITIHKKDILKRFSIDKNGDLFRVEFYKGKNFAGMILLGFEK
- a CDS encoding D-alanyl-D-alanine carboxypeptidase family protein, producing MNRRDFFKLSSTAVLSSTVLANDTVDIVSFEPPEMRNPYFYVEDQYINAFNSIRTKLTLVQRHVGYGNFNILSFDQMLKIAADTSKIGAFTKHELEFLEFMFYYNPSAHGFYGNRISNNITDTINRKEIDKVPRTGHYLFKGKPLDTYHEMIRDVGHTLTLTSGIRSVVKQMKLFFDKVASVDGNITIAAISLAPPAFTYHAIGDFDVGKKGFGYANFTPRFAMTDEFRQIRKLTYVDVRYTINNKDGVRYEPWHITTV
- a CDS encoding YbeD family protein; the protein is MVDLSKQKLELNYPCNWSYKLIALEKINIKKVVKSIILEREHALKESKTSSKGKYKSYTLDLLVHNEEDRKELYQILGDHADIKMVL
- the moaC gene encoding cyclic pyranopterin monophosphate synthase MoaC, producing MNLTHLDDNNRPKMVDVSDKQETTRVAVASGQISMSAEAFNAIIENTTKKGPVIQTAVIAAIMGVKKTSDLIPMCHPLLLSGINCDIEELPELPGFKLSVTAKLNGQTGVEMEALTGASVGLLTIYDMVKAIDKSMIISNVQLEEKSGGKSGDFKRESK
- the rpsU gene encoding 30S ribosomal protein S21 — translated: MPGIKVKDSESFDEAYRRFKKQCDRNLIVTETRARRFFEPMTEIRKKQKINARKKMLKRLYMLRRYESRL
- a CDS encoding cache domain-containing protein, whose translation is MFKPNVDKVLKVLTILPPLLVILLSLIITSYVVLENQNNFEKESLKLKKEFLDNNRNNIKSDVLNVYKFIKSNYRNTEEKLKVDLKNRVNDAHNIVLGILNNNKDLSKEMKIKLIKDSLRDVRFNDGRGYYYIYSMQGECILLPIQKRLEGKSFLEVKDVRGKYITKSIIESLKSNEDNFMSWWWFKPSDTKKQYQKLSYNKYIKELDMYIGTGEYVLDYENEIKKDVLYYLTNLPYDVASYIFILDYKGKFIFHPNSEIINKYAKSFSNMDKYNIEEIIEIAKIGDGFISYDSTFFGEYSMATMKTSYIRGLDRWNWAIGSGFFKDKINESLLAKQKVLEKYNREFVIKIVTLSVLITCILVLVLIYNIEFLKNRFETIQRKINKEVEMNIEKDKLLFHQSKMASLGEMLQNIAHQWRQPLSIISTAASGMKVKKDFDSLDSKDIDDTVSTIMKSTNYLSKTIDDFRDFFRTDKKSEIFNLCDAIQDSIDILDIKLLKNNIKIVFEKKEFIYDSFRNEFIQVVMNILSNAIDAFIEGIDKYIFIDINIVSNNLEISIKDSAGGINENIIDRIFEPYFTTKHKSQGTGIGLYMSEEIITKHFEGKIFVDNVEYKYEDKKLNGSNFVILLPIKKGQL